A genomic stretch from Xiphophorus maculatus strain JP 163 A chromosome 16, X_maculatus-5.0-male, whole genome shotgun sequence includes:
- the LOC102234688 gene encoding uncharacterized protein LOC102234688 gives MAEKKAEVEHGCARFEADETSVEVPSTVQTSKRCSSPVPESEPPLKCHRTDSTLSTTQMTDPGDERSEMMKQEMEALTEKPVNPREQNKSWRRNTITRRSLPALPNPYETLCRSISPSLSQQERLEKLLEVSMEMVLERTQNSLESFPKASLDSFKKQVENIKMEWSCLTKNTSNEPHNLSSSQPNCSQRAVQRAMENVQKAISRLKAESESWEALMNKHKEKAEELEKKVKMGQETGIPLNSTLTVQSSQNSVIQSKPNYHNVLCSQRPMMHTMAMIMDTQCKMIQQLLTIKEQSQLLVKKTSVQLAEEAGFQELSSNLLKNLMSAPLQKATT, from the exons CCTCAGTAGAG GTCCCGTCTACGGTCCAGACTTCAAAAAGATGCTCCTCCCCAGTCCCCGAGTCGGAACCTCCTCTCAAGTGTCACCGGACCGACTCGACATTATCTACCACACAGATGACAGATCCTGGAGACGAACGGTCAGAGATGATGAAACAAGAAATGGAGGCACTCACAGAAAAACCCGTAAATCCCCGTGAACAGAATAAATCCTGGAGGAGAAACACCATAACCCGACGCTCCCTCCCTGCCCTTCCCAACCCATATGAGA CTTTGTGCAGAAGCATAAGTCCATCATTATCACAACAAGAGAGACTTGAAAAACTGCTGGAGGTTTCAATGGAG atggTGCTAGAAAGAACTCAAAATTCACTTGAGTCATTTCCAAAAGCTTCACTGGACTCCTTCAAAAAACAAG TTGAAAACATCAAGATGGAGTGGAGCTGCTTAACCAAAAATACAAGCAATGAACCACATAACTTATCTTCGAGTCAACCCAA TTGCAGTCAGCGTGCTGTGCAAAGAGCCATGGAAAATGTCCAGAAAGCAATCAGCAG gCTCAAGGCTGAAAGTGAGTCTTGGGAGGCCCTGATGAACAAACACAAGGAAAAAGCAGAGGAACTGGAAAA GAAGGTGAAGATGGGACAGGAGACGGGTATACCTCTAAACTCTACGTTAACAGTCCAGTCCTCGCAGAACTCTGTCATACAGAGTAAACCCAACTACCACAATGTCCTCTGTAGTCAGCGACCCATGATGCATACTATGGCCATGATT ATGGACACTCAGTGTAAAATGATACAGCAGCTACTTACCATCAAGGAGCAGTCACAGCTGTTAGTCAAAAAGACCAGTGTCCAATTAG CTGAGGAGGCCGGATTCCAGGAGCTTTCATCGAACCTTCTTAAGAATCTGATGTCGGCACCTTTGCAAAAGGCAACTACATAA
- the LOC102234948 gene encoding pre-B-cell leukemia transcription factor 1 isoform X1 translates to MDDQTRMLTGLTGLGGLSQPDVGDPDSVRKQQSLGQPQQDIGDILQQIMAITDESLDEAQARSWPEESPAHWGGSDDPTEGGRAGGGMAGGGLPLNFQHRKHALNCHRMKPALFSVLCEIKEKTVLSIRGVQEEDPPDPQIMRLDNMLLAEGVSGPEKGGGSAAAAAAAAAAGGSPTDSSIEHSDYRAKLAQIRQIYHSELEKYEQACSEFTNHVMNLLREQSRTRPISPKEIERMVAIIHRKFSSIQMQLKQSTCEAVMILRSRFLDARRKRRNFNKQATEVLNEYFYSHLSNPYPSEEAKEELAKKCGITVSQVSNWFGNKRIRYKKNIGKFQEEANLYAVKTAVDAANVSAQASQANSPATPNSGGYPAPCYTPDGRL, encoded by the exons ATGGATGATCAGACTAGGATGCTGACGGGTCTCACCGGACTCGGTGGACTATCACAGCCCGATGTCGGTGATCCGGACTCGGTCCGGAAACAACAGTCCCTCGGTCAGCCGCAACAAGACATTGGAGATATTCTACAGCAAATAATGGCCATCACCGACGAAAGCCTGGACGAAGCACAGGCCAG ATCCTGGCCAGAGGAATCGCCAGCGCATTGGGGTGGATCAGACGACCccacagagggagggagagcaggggggGGCATGGCAGGGGGTGGCCTGCCACTCAACTTCCAGCACAG GAAGCATGCCCTGAACTGTCACAGAATGAAACCAGCACTCTTCAGCGTTCTTTGTGAGATCAAAGAAAAGACAG TTCTGAGTATACGAGGTGTACAGGAAGAAGACCCCCCAGACCCCCAAATCATGCGGTTGGACAACATGTTGCTTGCAGAGGGCGTGTCAGGACCAGAGAAAGGCGggggatcagctgcagctgcagcggcTGCAGCCGCAGCAGGGGGCTCACCCACCGACAGCAGCATTGAACACTCTGACTACAGAGCCAAACTTGCCCAGATCCGTCAGATATATCATTCTGAGCTGGAGAAATATGAACAG GCCTGCAGTGAATTCACCAACCATGTAATGAACCTGCTGAGGGAGCAGTCTCGCACACGGCCCATCTCTCCCAAGGAGATTGAACGCATGGTGGCCATAATCCACCGTAAATTTAGCTCCATCCAGATGCAGCTCAAACAGAGCACCTGCGAGGCAGTCATGATTTTGCGCTCACGCTTCCTTGACGCCAg ACGTAAGAGGCGCAACTTCAACAAGCAAGCCACAGAAGTACTGAACGAGTATTTCTACTCCCACTTGTCTAACCCCTACCCCAGCGAGGAAGCAAAGGAGGAACTGGCCAAAAAGTGTGGGATCACTGTGTCTCAG GTCTCTAATTGGTTTGGCAACAAGAGAATACGCTACAAGAAGAACATCGGTAAGTTCCAGGAAGAAGCTAATCTGTACGCGGTTAAAACGGCGGTGGATGCTGCGAATGTGTCAGCGCAAGCCAGTCAGGCTAACTCTCCAGCAACACCCAACTCAG GTGGATACCCTGCACCGTGCTACACACCTGACGGGCGGCTATGA
- the LOC102234948 gene encoding pre-B-cell leukemia transcription factor 1 isoform X2: MDDQTRMLTGLTGLGGLSQPDVGDPDSVRKQQSLGQPQQDIGDILQQIMAITDESLDEAQARKHALNCHRMKPALFSVLCEIKEKTVLSIRGVQEEDPPDPQIMRLDNMLLAEGVSGPEKGGGSAAAAAAAAAAGGSPTDSSIEHSDYRAKLAQIRQIYHSELEKYEQACSEFTNHVMNLLREQSRTRPISPKEIERMVAIIHRKFSSIQMQLKQSTCEAVMILRSRFLDARRKRRNFNKQATEVLNEYFYSHLSNPYPSEEAKEELAKKCGITVSQVSNWFGNKRIRYKKNIGKFQEEANLYAVKTAVDAANVSAQASQANSPATPNSGGYPAPCYTPDGRL; encoded by the exons ATGGATGATCAGACTAGGATGCTGACGGGTCTCACCGGACTCGGTGGACTATCACAGCCCGATGTCGGTGATCCGGACTCGGTCCGGAAACAACAGTCCCTCGGTCAGCCGCAACAAGACATTGGAGATATTCTACAGCAAATAATGGCCATCACCGACGAAAGCCTGGACGAAGCACAGGCCAG GAAGCATGCCCTGAACTGTCACAGAATGAAACCAGCACTCTTCAGCGTTCTTTGTGAGATCAAAGAAAAGACAG TTCTGAGTATACGAGGTGTACAGGAAGAAGACCCCCCAGACCCCCAAATCATGCGGTTGGACAACATGTTGCTTGCAGAGGGCGTGTCAGGACCAGAGAAAGGCGggggatcagctgcagctgcagcggcTGCAGCCGCAGCAGGGGGCTCACCCACCGACAGCAGCATTGAACACTCTGACTACAGAGCCAAACTTGCCCAGATCCGTCAGATATATCATTCTGAGCTGGAGAAATATGAACAG GCCTGCAGTGAATTCACCAACCATGTAATGAACCTGCTGAGGGAGCAGTCTCGCACACGGCCCATCTCTCCCAAGGAGATTGAACGCATGGTGGCCATAATCCACCGTAAATTTAGCTCCATCCAGATGCAGCTCAAACAGAGCACCTGCGAGGCAGTCATGATTTTGCGCTCACGCTTCCTTGACGCCAg ACGTAAGAGGCGCAACTTCAACAAGCAAGCCACAGAAGTACTGAACGAGTATTTCTACTCCCACTTGTCTAACCCCTACCCCAGCGAGGAAGCAAAGGAGGAACTGGCCAAAAAGTGTGGGATCACTGTGTCTCAG GTCTCTAATTGGTTTGGCAACAAGAGAATACGCTACAAGAAGAACATCGGTAAGTTCCAGGAAGAAGCTAATCTGTACGCGGTTAAAACGGCGGTGGATGCTGCGAATGTGTCAGCGCAAGCCAGTCAGGCTAACTCTCCAGCAACACCCAACTCAG GTGGATACCCTGCACCGTGCTACACACCTGACGGGCGGCTATGA
- the LOC102235401 gene encoding lysophosphatidic acid receptor 2, with amino-acid sequence MDIDNNTSNGCYSNQNVTFFYQQVNKTIRGNWTTRDHLVIGLGLPLSLIVVLANLLVMAAIHMNRRFHFPIYYLLGNMAAADLFAGLAYTNLIFNTGPWTAKLSKKQWYIRGALIDISLTASVANLLAVAVERHQTIITMQLHSTMTKRRVVLLIISIWAVGIIMGLVPSLFWNCECDLADCSTVAPLYSRRFLIFWALLNLLTFFIMLGMYSHIFFHVKRQSRHTSQHASEARQQTVINLMKTISMVLGAFVICWTPGLIVLLLDGLQGKESNANKYEKYCLAIAECNSLVNPIIYSLRDAEMRKTFKWILCCFCRREGCQPRETLSTEIDSPLKEKILSYKLEDPVLWKNPDRDSKDDKWTDSVV; translated from the exons ATGGACATTGACAATAATACGTCGAACGGCTGCTACAGCAACCAAAACGTCACCTTCTTTTACCAACAGGTGAATAAAACGATCAGAGGGAACTGGACTACACGGGACCACCTGGTCATAGGACTAGGCTTGCCCTTATCCTTAATAGTGGTGTTGGCCAACCTGTTAGTGATGGCAGCCATCCACATGAACCGCCGCTTTCACTTCCCCATTTACTACCTGCTGGGAAACATGGCAGCAGCAGACTTGTTTGCAGGTTTAGCCTATACCAACCTGATATTCAACACGGGACCCTGGACAGCGAAGCTCTCTAAGAAGCAGTGGTACATCCGTGGGGCTTTGATTGACATCAGCCTGACTGCCTCCGTCGCCAACCTCCTGGCTGTGGCTGTGGAACGCCACCAGACCATCATCACTATGCAGCTGCACAGCACCATGACCAAGAGGCGCGTGGTGCTGCTCATCATCTCCATCTGGGCCGTAGGGATCATCATGGGTCTGGTGCCATCGCTGTTTTGGAACTGTGAATGTGATCTCGCAGACTGCTCCACTGTTGCTCCCCTCTACAGCCGCCGCTTCTTGATTTTCTGGGCACTTCTCAACCTGCTCACCTTTTTCATTATGCTGGGCATGTACTCTCACATATTCTTTCACGTGAAACGCCAGAGTCGCCACACTTCTCAGCACGCCTCCGAGGCACGACAGCAGACAGTCATCAACTTGATGAAAACCATTTCTATGGTTCTGG GTGCCTTTGTGATCTGCTGGACACCTGGCCTCATCGTTCTCCTCCTGGACGGGCTGCAGGGTAAAGAGAGCAACGCCAACAAATATGAGAAATACTGTTTGGCGATAGCGGAGTGCAACTCTCTGGTCAATCCGATCATTTATTCCTTACGTGACGCCGAGATGCGGAAAACGTTCAAGTGGAtcctttgctgtttttgtcgACGTGAGGGCTGTCAGCCGAGGGAGACTCTGTCAACAGAAATTGACTCTCCATTGAAGGAG AAAATTCTAAGCTACAAGTTAGAAGATCCGGTCTTGTGGAAGAATCCGGACAGAGACAGTAAAGATGACAAGTGGACAGACTCTGTGGTATGA
- the LOC102234948 gene encoding pre-B-cell leukemia transcription factor 1 isoform X3, with amino-acid sequence MDDQTRMLTGLTGLGGLSQPDVGDPDSVRKQQSLGQPQQDIGDILQQIMAITDESLDEAQARKHALNCHRMKPALFSVLCEIKEKTVLSIRGVQEEDPPDPQIMRLDNMLLAEGVSGPEKGGGSAAAAAAAAAAGGSPTDSSIEHSDYRAKLAQIRQIYHSELEKYEQACSEFTNHVMNLLREQSRTRPISPKEIERMVAIIHRKFSSIQMQLKQSTCEAVMILRSRFLDARRKRRNFNKQATEVLNEYFYSHLSNPYPSEEAKEELAKKCGITVSQVSNWFGNKRIRYKKNIGKFQEEANLYAVKTAVDAANVSAQASQANSPATPNSGSPGSNSFSHAGDTYLGQRSLNGEGLNFTPSLQLQVDTLHRATHLTGGYEELSSSGLFTPHRLDANSWQDTTNPPSVTSPPGPPGSVHSDTSN; translated from the exons ATGGATGATCAGACTAGGATGCTGACGGGTCTCACCGGACTCGGTGGACTATCACAGCCCGATGTCGGTGATCCGGACTCGGTCCGGAAACAACAGTCCCTCGGTCAGCCGCAACAAGACATTGGAGATATTCTACAGCAAATAATGGCCATCACCGACGAAAGCCTGGACGAAGCACAGGCCAG GAAGCATGCCCTGAACTGTCACAGAATGAAACCAGCACTCTTCAGCGTTCTTTGTGAGATCAAAGAAAAGACAG TTCTGAGTATACGAGGTGTACAGGAAGAAGACCCCCCAGACCCCCAAATCATGCGGTTGGACAACATGTTGCTTGCAGAGGGCGTGTCAGGACCAGAGAAAGGCGggggatcagctgcagctgcagcggcTGCAGCCGCAGCAGGGGGCTCACCCACCGACAGCAGCATTGAACACTCTGACTACAGAGCCAAACTTGCCCAGATCCGTCAGATATATCATTCTGAGCTGGAGAAATATGAACAG GCCTGCAGTGAATTCACCAACCATGTAATGAACCTGCTGAGGGAGCAGTCTCGCACACGGCCCATCTCTCCCAAGGAGATTGAACGCATGGTGGCCATAATCCACCGTAAATTTAGCTCCATCCAGATGCAGCTCAAACAGAGCACCTGCGAGGCAGTCATGATTTTGCGCTCACGCTTCCTTGACGCCAg ACGTAAGAGGCGCAACTTCAACAAGCAAGCCACAGAAGTACTGAACGAGTATTTCTACTCCCACTTGTCTAACCCCTACCCCAGCGAGGAAGCAAAGGAGGAACTGGCCAAAAAGTGTGGGATCACTGTGTCTCAG GTCTCTAATTGGTTTGGCAACAAGAGAATACGCTACAAGAAGAACATCGGTAAGTTCCAGGAAGAAGCTAATCTGTACGCGGTTAAAACGGCGGTGGATGCTGCGAATGTGTCAGCGCAAGCCAGTCAGGCTAACTCTCCAGCAACACCCAACTCAG GGTCACCAGGGTCAAACAGCTTTTCTCATGCAGGTGATACCTACCTTGGCCAACGTTCCCTCAATGGTGAGGGTCTCAACTTTACCCCCTCTCTACAGCTGCAG GTGGATACCCTGCACCGTGCTACACACCTGACGGGCGGCTATGAGGAGTTGTCAAGCAGTGGCCTCTTCACCCCTCATCGCCTGGAT GCTAACAGCTGGCAGGACACCACCAACCCGCCCTCGGTTACCTCCCCTCCTGGTCCACCTGGCAGCGTCCACTCTGACACTTCCAACTGA